The following coding sequences are from one Eucalyptus grandis isolate ANBG69807.140 chromosome 11, ASM1654582v1, whole genome shotgun sequence window:
- the LOC104426164 gene encoding probable inactive purple acid phosphatase 27 — protein MGPRFLSAKVSIFLAALCFASLSSARGDVGGIGEQPLASIAIHKATVALHDSASVKAYPLVLGVKGEDTEWVTVDLQYPNASGDDWVGVFSPSKFDGSTCPPVNDPKEQTPYVCSAPIKYKYANYSNPGYTKTGKASLKFQLINQRADFSFALFSGGISNPKMVAVSNSIIFAYPKAPLYPRLAQGKSWNEMTVTWTSGYDIKEAAPFVEWGIKGENQVRSPAGTLTIDRNSMCGSPARTVGWRDAGFIHTSFLKDLWPNTLYTYKMGHLLSNGTSIMSKSYSFKSSPYPGQDSLQRIIVFGDMGKAERDGSNEYSDYQPGSLNTTDQLIKDLKNIDIVFHIGDICYANGYISQWDQFTAQVEPIASTVPYMIGSGNHERDWPNSGSFYDTTDSGGECGVLAETMFYVPAENRAKFWYKTDYGMFRFCIADSEHDWREGSEQHRFIENCLATVDRHKQPWLIFAAHRVLGYSSDSYYGSEGSFEEPMGRQNLQRLWQKYRVDIAFYGHVHNYERTCPIYQNQCVNSELNHYSGVVNGTIHVVAGGGGSHLSTFSNLTPSWSLYRDYDFGFVKLTAFNRSSLLFEYKKSRDGRVYDSFTISREYKDVLACVHDSCPATTLAS, from the exons ATGGGACCACGCTTCCTCTCCGCCAAAGTTTCGATTTTTCTCGCCGCACTGTGTTTCGCAAGCTTGAGCTCCGCTCGGGGAGACGTCGGTGGTATCGGAGAACAGCCGCTCGCTAGCATCGCCATCCATAAAGCGACGGTGGCCCTCCATGATTCAGCTTCCGTTAAGGCGTATCCTCTCGTTCTTGGCGTAAAG GGTGAGGATACGGAGTGGGTAACTGTGGATCTTCAATACCCTAATGCGTCTGGAGATGACTGGGTTGGCGTTTTCTCCCCTTCAAAATTCGA CGGATCAACATGTCCTCCAGTTAACGACCCAAAAGAGCAGACTCCGTACGTATGCTCAGCACCAATCAAG TACAAATATGCAAATTATTCGAATCCAGGGTATACGAAGACAGGAAAGGCTTCCTTGAAGTTCCAGTTGATCAATCAGCGGGCAGATTTCTCATTTGCTCTATTTTCTGGAGGAATCTCAAAT CCAAAGATGGTGGCAGTTTCGAACTCCATAATATTTGCCTATCCTAAGGCACCTCTTTATCCACGCCTTGCTCAAGGGAAGTCATGGAATGAG ATGACGGTGACCTGGACTAGTGGTTATGATATAAAGGAAGCCGCCCCTTTTGTCGAGTGGGGCATCAAAGGAGAAAATCAAGTGCGGTCTCCAGCAGGAACCCTGACTATTGATAGGAATAGCATGTGTG GTTCACCTGCGCGGACAGTTGGATGGCGTGATGCAGGTTTTATTCACACTAGTTTTTTGAAGGATTTGTGGCCAAACACTCT GTATACCTACAAGATGGGTCATCTGTTGTCAAATGGTACCTCTATCATGAGCAAGAGCTATTCATTTAAATCATCTCCATATCCTGGACAAGATTCGTTGCAACGCATTATAGTATTTGGTGACATGGGAAAG GCTGAGAGAGATGGTTCAAATGAATATAGTGACTACCAGCCTGGTTCACTCAATACCACAGACCAGCTAATTAAAGATTTGAAGAACATAGACATAGTTTTCCACATTGGAGACATTTGTTATGCAAATGGGTACATCTCACAGTGGGATCAATTCACAGCGCAGGTGGAACCTATTGCATCAACCGTCCCATATATGATTGGAAG TGGTAATCATGAACGTGATTGGCCAAACTCAGGATCCTTCTATGACACCACGGATTCAGGAGGGGAATGCGGTGTGCTTGCTGAGACCATGTTCTATGTTCCTGCTGAGAACAGAGCTAAGTTCTG GTACAAAACAGACTATGGCATGTTTCGCTTTTGTATAGCCGATAGTGAGCACGACTGGAGAGAGGGATCCGAACAGCACAGGTTTATCGAGAACTGTCTTGCAACTGTGGACAGGCATAAGCAGCCCTGGTTGATTTTTGCAGCCCATCGGGTCCTTGGTTATTCCTCCGACAGTTATTATGGCTCGGAGGGCTCTTTTGAAGAACCCATGGGAAGGCAAAATCTACAGAGGCTGTGGCAGAAATACAGAGTGGACATTGCCTTCTATGGCCATGTACATAACTATGAAAGAACTTGCCCTATCTATCAG AACCAGTGTGTTAATTCAGAATTGAATCATTATTCGGGCGTCGTCAATGGAACCATCCATGTAGTCGCTGGTGGAGGAGGAAGCCATTTGTCGACATTCAGCAACCTCACGCCGAGCTGGAGCCTTTACCGAGATTATGACTTTGGATTTGTAAAGCTGACAGCCTTCAATCGCTCGTCTCTTCTCTTTGAGTACAAGAAAAGCCGCGACGGCCGGGTGTACGATTCCTTCACGATATCGAGAGagtacaaagatgtattagCCTGTGTACACGACAGTTGCCCTGCAACCACCTTGGCATCCTGA
- the LOC104426165 gene encoding snurportin-1, translating to MAPPDHRRPFKRPTISDQQRRRELSLLRQAQHRLDAQHRARCLASTVLSLEAPGPGPGPEPEPEPVPELELELAAESEHHVEGGGGGGDSRSPSKEFDVRQASKLRGAEARKWFARQLMLPEWMIDVPDRLPQDWYVSARPAGKRCFVVSADGITVSRLRNGSVLHRFPSALPGGSRTRDVSGSAQSYSILDCIFHELDQTYYVIDMLCWRGYSLYDCTAEFRFFWLNSKLVESGACDPPSQNHRYRFSAVPVYNCDENGLHAAYTGAVTYIKDGLLFYNKQAHYQAGNTPLALVWKDEKCSQYVIDTDSNGNVPRLQQVVLELQDDFKLITSDDPPVVFGSLDNDIVQKSGLRSGYLLKFAISDGGLSFVDGRLDRADLQYLGKSNRARAFADSYSKVIFQYSVRHSPLRIDDLLAAISSRDDRENEHPDVEMVD from the exons ATGGCACCGCCCGATCACCGCCGTCCGTTCAAGCGGCCGACGATCTCCGATCAGCAGAGGCGGCGGGAACTCTCCCTCCTCCGTCAAGCTCAGCACCGCCTCGACGCCCAGCACCGCGCTCGCTGCTTAGCCTCCACCGTGCTCTCCCTCGAAGCCCCCGGACCCGGACCTGGACCCGAACCCGAACCCGAGCCCGTgcccgagctcgagctcgagctcgcggcCGAGTCGGAGCACCatgtcgaaggaggaggaggaggaggagattcgAGGTCGCCGTCGAAGGAATTCGACGTCCGTCAGGCGTCGAAGCTCCGAGGGGCGGAGGCTCGCAAGTGGTTCGCGAGGCAGCTGATGCTCCCCGAGTGGATGATCGACGTCCCGGATCGTCTTCCTCAAGACTG GTATGTGTCTGCGAGACCTGCTGGCAAGCGATGCTTTGTCGTTTCTGCCGATGGGATCACGGTTAGTCGGTTGCGCAATGGCTCTGTCTTGCACCGTTTCCCATCTGCTCTACCTGGTGGGTCACGAACAAGAGATGTCTCTGGGTCAGCTCAGTCGTACTCCATACTGGATTGCATTTTTCATGAG CTAGACCAAACGTACTATGTAATTGACATGCTTTGCTGGCGAGGATACTCTCTCTATGACTGCACCGCGGAGTTCAGGTTCTTTTGGTTGAACTCCAAGCTTGTTGAGAGTGGAGCTTGTGATCCACCCTCACAGAACCACAGATACAGATTTAGTGCAGTGCCCGTATACAACTGTGACGAAAATGGCCTACATGCGGCATATACAGGAGCTGTAACTTACATAAAAGATGGGCTTCTGTTCTATAACAA GCAAGCACACTATCAAGCTGGTAACACACCCCTGGCACTAGTCTGGAAGGATGAGAAGTGTAGTCAGTACGTCATAGATACAGACAGTAATGGAAATGTACCAAGATTGCAACAG GTAGTTTTGGAGCTACAGGATGATTTTAAATTGATTACGTCAGATGATCCTCCTGTGGTGTTTGGAAGCTTGGATAATGACATTGTCCAAAAG TCAGGCCTACGATCGGGATATCTCTTGAAGTTTGCTATTAGTGATGGAGGATTAAGTTTTGTAGATGGGAGGCTTGATAGAGCTGATCTTCAGTACCTTGGCAAGTCAAATAGAGCACGAGCTTTCGCAGATAGTTACTCCAAG GTCATATTTCAATATTCTGTCCGGCATTCACCTCTAAGGATAGACGACTTGCTAGCTGCAATCAGCTCAAGGGATGATCGAGAGAATGAGCATCCTGATGTTGAAATGGTAGATTAA